The following are from one region of the Strix uralensis isolate ZFMK-TIS-50842 chromosome 4, bStrUra1, whole genome shotgun sequence genome:
- the LOC141943630 gene encoding uncharacterized protein LOC141943630 isoform X2 has protein sequence MAAGGARLLAAETVLRPRWSVPVLGMLFTAPTSGLCGVSLPGLVLLTARGQKGTGGALPGCGPWPGAAAAEAGEARERERRRKSRLCGQHPPPSAGRESLPLWGEDSQATGFSEEEEGQEEGRRKKHLTRQILRAVPRARAAFQGMVGPDDLQEFPSHLKPFCSSGVTTVTSRAVSYHRREKVAPGFKAIPSACCFTPAAALLKKRRRKLWLTKLCHNRDCSRQHHGMLIMTSTGLAVLSFSLLLAMDLQWPLIRGKRLYNSKWSYKAVFFSFLEEHRWWESLFGWSPPPTGLFNSMFHSV, from the exons ATGGCGGCTGGAGGGGCGAGATTGCTGGCGGCGG agacCGTGCTGAGGCCGCGCTGGTCTGTTCCTGTCCTGGGGATGCTGTTCACTGCAcccacctcgggcttgtgtggggtgtctctgcctggccttgtgcTTCTCACAGcacgggggcaaaaagggacaggcggagcccttcccggctgtggaccgtggccaggagctgccgcagctgaagctggagaggccagagaaagggaaagaaggagaaaatcaaggctatgtgggcagcacccgcctcccagtgcaggaagagagagcctgcctctctgg ggggaggacagccaggcgactggattttcagaagaagaagaggggcaggaggaaggaaggagaaagaagcatctgacccgtcAAATTCTCCGGGCAGTGCCGAGagcgagagctgcg ttccagggcatggttggaccagatgacctgcaagagttcccttcccacctcaaaccgttctgcaGTTCGGGAGTCACAACTGTCACATCCAGGGCTGTGAGCTACCACAGGCgtgagaaagttgccccaggcttcaaggccatcccgagcgcctgctgctttactccggccgcagcgctcctgaagaagaggagaag aaagctctggctgacgaagttatgccacaacagagactgcagccgtcagcaccacgggatgctgataatgaccagcacaggcctcgctgtactgtcATTTTCGctgctgcttgcaatggatctgcagtggcctttgattcgcggaaaaagactctacaactcgaaatggagttataaagcag ttttcttttctttccttgaagaacatcgatggtgggaaagcttatttggatggtcaccaccaccaacaggactgtttaattccatgtttcactcggtctga
- the LOC141943630 gene encoding uncharacterized protein LOC141943630 isoform X3 — MAAGGARLLAAETVLRPRWSVPVLGMLFTAPTSGLCGVSLPGLVLLTARGQKGTGGALPGCGPWPGAAAAEAGEARERERRRKSRLCGQHPPPSAGRESLPLWGEDSQATGFSEEEEGQEEGRRKKHLTRQILRAVPRARAAFQGMVGPDDLQEFPSHLKPFCSSGVTTVTSRAVSYHRREKVAPGFKAIPSACCFTPAAALLKKRRRKLWLTKLCHNRDCSRQHHGMLIMTSTGLAVLSFSLLLAMDLQWPLIRGKRLYNSKWSYKAEHRWWESLFGWSPPPTGLFNSMFHSV; from the exons ATGGCGGCTGGAGGGGCGAGATTGCTGGCGGCGG agacCGTGCTGAGGCCGCGCTGGTCTGTTCCTGTCCTGGGGATGCTGTTCACTGCAcccacctcgggcttgtgtggggtgtctctgcctggccttgtgcTTCTCACAGcacgggggcaaaaagggacaggcggagcccttcccggctgtggaccgtggccaggagctgccgcagctgaagctggagaggccagagaaagggaaagaaggagaaaatcaaggctatgtgggcagcacccgcctcccagtgcaggaagagagagcctgcctctctgg ggggaggacagccaggcgactggattttcagaagaagaagaggggcaggaggaaggaaggagaaagaagcatctgacccgtcAAATTCTCCGGGCAGTGCCGAGagcgagagctgcg ttccagggcatggttggaccagatgacctgcaagagttcccttcccacctcaaaccgttctgcaGTTCGGGAGTCACAACTGTCACATCCAGGGCTGTGAGCTACCACAGGCgtgagaaagttgccccaggcttcaaggccatcccgagcgcctgctgctttactccggccgcagcgctcctgaagaagaggagaag aaagctctggctgacgaagttatgccacaacagagactgcagccgtcagcaccacgggatgctgataatgaccagcacaggcctcgctgtactgtcATTTTCGctgctgcttgcaatggatctgcagtggcctttgattcgcggaaaaagactctacaactcgaaatggagttataaagcag aacatcgatggtgggaaagcttatttggatggtcaccaccaccaacaggactgtttaattccatgtttcactcggtctga
- the LOC141943630 gene encoding uncharacterized protein LOC141943630 isoform X1: MAAGGARLLAAETVLRPRWSVPVLGMLFTAPTSGLCGVSLPGLVLLTARGQKGTGGALPGCGPWPGAAAAEAGEARERERRRKSRLCGQHPPPSAGRESLPLWGEDSQATGFSEEEEGQEEGRRKKHLTRQILRAVPRARAAFQGMVGPDDLQEFPSHLKPFCSSGVTTVTSRAVSYHRREKVAPGFKAIPSACCFTPAAALLKKRRRKLWLTKLCHNRDCSRQHHGMLIMTSTGLAVLSFSLLLAMDLQWPLIRGKRLYNSKWSYKAGMFYSSRGARGFLHKACTPPAHFTKNLQSVDIRIHWIT, encoded by the exons ATGGCGGCTGGAGGGGCGAGATTGCTGGCGGCGG agacCGTGCTGAGGCCGCGCTGGTCTGTTCCTGTCCTGGGGATGCTGTTCACTGCAcccacctcgggcttgtgtggggtgtctctgcctggccttgtgcTTCTCACAGcacgggggcaaaaagggacaggcggagcccttcccggctgtggaccgtggccaggagctgccgcagctgaagctggagaggccagagaaagggaaagaaggagaaaatcaaggctatgtgggcagcacccgcctcccagtgcaggaagagagagcctgcctctctgg ggggaggacagccaggcgactggattttcagaagaagaagaggggcaggaggaaggaaggagaaagaagcatctgacccgtcAAATTCTCCGGGCAGTGCCGAGagcgagagctgcg ttccagggcatggttggaccagatgacctgcaagagttcccttcccacctcaaaccgttctgcaGTTCGGGAGTCACAACTGTCACATCCAGGGCTGTGAGCTACCACAGGCgtgagaaagttgccccaggcttcaaggccatcccgagcgcctgctgctttactccggccgcagcgctcctgaagaagaggagaag aaagctctggctgacgaagttatgccacaacagagactgcagccgtcagcaccacgggatgctgataatgaccagcacaggcctcgctgtactgtcATTTTCGctgctgcttgcaatggatctgcagtggcctttgattcgcggaaaaagactctacaactcgaaatggagttataaagcaggtatgttttactccagccggggtgcaaggggatttctccacaaagcttgcacaccaccagcacattttaccaaaaacttacagagtgtggatatacgtattcactggattacataa
- the LOC141943630 gene encoding uncharacterized protein LOC141943630 isoform X4, which produces MAAGGARLLAAETVLRPRWSVPVLGMLFTAPTSGLCGVSLPGLVLLTARGQKGTGGALPGCGPWPGAAAAEAGEARERERRRKSRLCGQHPPPSAGRESLPLWGEDSQATGFSEEEEGQEEGRRKKHLTRQILRAVPRARAAFQGMVGPDDLQEFPSHLKPFCSSGVTTVTSRAVSYHRREKVAPGFKAIPSACCFTPAAALLKKRRRKLWLTKLCHNRDCSRQHHGMLIMTSTGLAVLSFSLLLAMDLQWPLIRGKRLYNSKWSYKAGLFPAVIMLLV; this is translated from the exons ATGGCGGCTGGAGGGGCGAGATTGCTGGCGGCGG agacCGTGCTGAGGCCGCGCTGGTCTGTTCCTGTCCTGGGGATGCTGTTCACTGCAcccacctcgggcttgtgtggggtgtctctgcctggccttgtgcTTCTCACAGcacgggggcaaaaagggacaggcggagcccttcccggctgtggaccgtggccaggagctgccgcagctgaagctggagaggccagagaaagggaaagaaggagaaaatcaaggctatgtgggcagcacccgcctcccagtgcaggaagagagagcctgcctctctgg ggggaggacagccaggcgactggattttcagaagaagaagaggggcaggaggaaggaaggagaaagaagcatctgacccgtcAAATTCTCCGGGCAGTGCCGAGagcgagagctgcg ttccagggcatggttggaccagatgacctgcaagagttcccttcccacctcaaaccgttctgcaGTTCGGGAGTCACAACTGTCACATCCAGGGCTGTGAGCTACCACAGGCgtgagaaagttgccccaggcttcaaggccatcccgagcgcctgctgctttactccggccgcagcgctcctgaagaagaggagaag aaagctctggctgacgaagttatgccacaacagagactgcagccgtcagcaccacgggatgctgataatgaccagcacaggcctcgctgtactgtcATTTTCGctgctgcttgcaatggatctgcagtggcctttgattcgcggaaaaagactctacaactcgaaatggagttataaagcag ggcttttcccagctgtcattatgctacttgtctga